In one window of Posidoniimonas corsicana DNA:
- a CDS encoding ACP S-malonyltransferase codes for MAISLSQLLPRSALAFRGYNTTNLGRTPELLAVPAYQPILTSRLRRVAAVASDQLGRPVDLVRRVAERLPTGFEDYADAVALVYAVELGQLDLLRQVHGLDVAQAQMAYGYSLGEVVALAAAGATPEDEAIRAPLAMADDCAALAEGVTMGVVFSRTLALSEVEAHRLCADITSEGDGTIAVSAVLSPNTLIVLGQNGTLDRFRQAMSLLCPDRVYLRQNDSRWPPLHTPIVRQRSVPDRASVMIQSMRADASAAHPPVFSLVTGRMTASEPSLHELLRLWIDHPQRLWDAVCVTLASNVRSVIHVGPEPNLIPATFKRLKDNVLQQTSGNSVAGLSMRALKQLAGRPWLASIVPQRASLLRAPEVEQIILEDWLLENVPG; via the coding sequence ATGGCGATCTCCTTGTCACAGCTGCTCCCGCGTTCGGCGCTCGCCTTCCGCGGCTACAACACCACCAACCTGGGCCGGACCCCCGAGCTGCTGGCGGTCCCCGCGTACCAGCCGATCCTGACCAGCCGACTGCGGCGTGTAGCCGCGGTGGCGAGCGATCAGCTCGGCCGCCCGGTGGACCTGGTGCGGCGCGTCGCCGAGCGGCTGCCCACCGGTTTCGAGGACTACGCCGACGCGGTGGCGCTGGTCTACGCGGTGGAGCTGGGCCAGCTCGACCTGCTGCGCCAAGTCCACGGGCTGGATGTGGCCCAGGCGCAGATGGCCTACGGCTACAGCCTCGGTGAGGTCGTGGCCCTGGCCGCGGCGGGCGCCACGCCAGAGGACGAGGCCATCCGGGCGCCGCTGGCGATGGCCGACGACTGCGCCGCGCTCGCCGAGGGGGTGACCATGGGGGTGGTGTTCTCCCGCACGCTCGCCCTCAGCGAGGTGGAGGCCCACCGCCTGTGCGCGGACATCACGTCGGAGGGGGATGGCACGATCGCCGTGTCGGCGGTGCTCTCCCCGAACACCCTGATCGTGCTGGGGCAGAACGGCACGCTCGACCGCTTCCGCCAAGCGATGAGCCTGCTCTGCCCGGACCGGGTCTACCTGCGCCAGAACGACTCGCGCTGGCCGCCGCTGCACACGCCGATTGTCCGTCAACGCTCGGTGCCCGACCGTGCCTCGGTGATGATCCAGTCGATGAGGGCCGACGCCTCGGCCGCCCACCCGCCGGTGTTCTCGCTAGTCACCGGCAGGATGACCGCCAGCGAGCCAAGCCTGCACGAGCTGCTGCGGCTCTGGATAGACCACCCGCAACGTCTGTGGGACGCCGTTTGCGTGACGCTGGCGTCGAACGTGCGGAGCGTGATCCACGTCGGGCCCGAGCCGAACCTGATCCCCGCCACCTTCAAGCGGTTGAAGGACAACGTGCTGCAGCAGACCTCCGGCAACTCGGTCGCCGGACTCAGCATGCGGGCGCTCAAGCAGCTCGCCGGCCGGCCGTGGCTGGCGTCGATCGTTCCGCAGCGGGCCTCCCTGCTGCGGGCGCCGGAAGTCGAACAGATCATCCTCGAGGACTGGCTGCTCGAGAACGTCCCGGGCTAG
- a CDS encoding DUF447 domain-containing protein: MSTPPAPDAPSLPDGLLLECLVTTLDADGQVHLAPMGPIVDPSFERVLLRPYPPSRTLDNLRRDGAAVMHTTDDAALLARAAIGELTELPATTPTPDCRGAILSDACQWRQLSVESIDDSTCPVQVVCRVSGSGVLRDFVGFNRAKHALIEAAILATRIDHLPHEKILAQVAMLAAPVDKTGGHAERDAFQEVRCFIENRIREGLR, from the coding sequence ATGAGCACCCCACCCGCGCCCGACGCCCCTTCGTTGCCCGATGGTCTGCTGCTTGAGTGCCTGGTCACTACGCTCGATGCGGATGGCCAAGTCCACCTGGCGCCGATGGGGCCGATCGTCGACCCGAGCTTCGAGCGCGTGCTGCTCCGCCCCTACCCCCCGTCGCGCACGCTCGACAACCTGCGTCGCGACGGCGCAGCGGTAATGCACACCACCGACGACGCCGCGCTGCTAGCCCGAGCCGCCATCGGCGAGCTGACAGAGCTCCCGGCCACCACCCCCACCCCCGATTGCCGCGGCGCCATCCTCTCCGACGCCTGCCAGTGGCGGCAGCTGTCGGTCGAGTCGATCGACGATTCAACCTGCCCCGTCCAGGTTGTCTGCCGTGTGAGCGGCTCGGGCGTGCTCCGCGATTTCGTTGGGTTCAACCGCGCGAAGCACGCGCTGATCGAAGCCGCCATCCTTGCGACGCGGATCGACCACCTGCCACACGAGAAGATCCTCGCGCAAGTAGCGATGCTCGCCGCGCCGGTCGACAAGACAGGCGGCCACGCGGAGCGCGACGCGTTCCAGGAGGTCCGATGTTTCATCGAGAACCGGATCCGCGAGGGCCTCCGATGA
- the pabB gene encoding aminodeoxychorismate synthase component I, translating into MPFSPINHTPWGACWLQVGPPLPGECTPAGLFAALRNQPGCLFLDSSLPHARLGRYSYLAADPFAWVTCDPESDGFSLVEQRLAPFACETIPGLPPFQGGAAGCFGYELCHSLEKIPRPRHAGLPGPAMAVGMYDVVLAFDHQEQQLSIVSQGLPQLDPEKRSAHAVQRLQTLLQMLDGPTTSPPSGSPPVHDSSYDLPPQHPLAGWSRVTSDFSRDGYLSAVQRAVDYIHAGDVFQVNLTQRLMAPLRESPSDYYLRLREQSPAPFAGYFDAGEYVLCSASPERFLRVENDQVETRPIKGTRPRSADAATDAELAGQLAASTKDRAENTMIVDLLRNDLSRVCTDDSVAVPTLCGLESYEQVHHLVSVVEGRLRSGVSALDALRACFPGGSITGAPKVRAMEIISELESTPRGPYCGSLAYIGFNGAMDSSILIRTAVASHGWLQMSVGGGVVADSVPEDEYEETLQKAAGMLAALPRETR; encoded by the coding sequence ATGCCGTTCTCACCCATTAACCACACGCCTTGGGGCGCCTGCTGGCTGCAGGTCGGGCCGCCGCTGCCGGGCGAATGCACGCCGGCCGGCTTGTTTGCCGCATTGCGGAACCAGCCCGGCTGCCTGTTCCTCGACAGCTCGCTGCCGCATGCGCGGCTGGGGCGGTATTCATACCTGGCGGCGGACCCGTTCGCGTGGGTCACGTGCGATCCCGAGTCCGATGGCTTCTCGCTCGTCGAGCAGCGGCTGGCGCCGTTCGCCTGCGAGACGATCCCCGGGCTGCCGCCGTTCCAGGGGGGCGCGGCCGGTTGCTTTGGGTACGAGCTCTGCCACTCATTGGAGAAGATCCCGCGCCCCCGGCACGCGGGTCTGCCGGGGCCTGCCATGGCGGTCGGGATGTACGACGTGGTTCTGGCGTTCGACCACCAGGAGCAGCAGCTTTCGATCGTCTCACAGGGGCTGCCGCAACTCGATCCGGAGAAGCGGTCCGCGCACGCCGTGCAGCGGCTGCAGACGCTCCTGCAAATGCTTGACGGCCCGACGACCTCTCCGCCCTCGGGCAGCCCACCGGTTCACGACTCGTCGTATGATCTCCCCCCGCAGCATCCCCTGGCTGGCTGGTCGCGCGTTACGAGCGACTTTTCGCGCGACGGTTACCTGTCCGCCGTGCAGCGTGCGGTCGACTACATCCACGCGGGCGATGTGTTCCAGGTGAACCTTACACAGCGCCTCATGGCGCCGCTGCGGGAGTCGCCGTCGGACTACTACCTGCGGCTCCGCGAGCAGAGCCCTGCCCCGTTCGCCGGCTACTTCGACGCCGGCGAATACGTGCTGTGCAGCGCTTCGCCCGAGCGGTTCCTGCGTGTAGAGAACGACCAGGTTGAAACGCGACCCATCAAGGGCACCCGCCCGCGGTCCGCCGACGCGGCAACCGACGCTGAACTGGCCGGGCAGCTGGCGGCGTCGACCAAGGACCGGGCGGAGAACACGATGATCGTGGACCTGCTCCGCAACGACCTTTCGCGGGTCTGCACCGACGACTCGGTCGCCGTCCCGACGCTCTGCGGCCTGGAGTCCTACGAGCAGGTGCACCACCTGGTGTCGGTCGTCGAGGGCCGGCTGCGGAGCGGCGTGTCGGCGCTCGATGCGCTGCGGGCGTGCTTCCCGGGCGGATCGATCACCGGCGCGCCGAAGGTCAGGGCGATGGAGATCATCAGCGAGCTGGAGTCCACCCCGCGGGGCCCGTACTGCGGGAGCCTGGCGTACATCGGGTTCAACGGGGCGATGGACAGCAGTATCCTGATCCGTACGGCGGTCGCGTCGCACGGCTGGCTGCAGATGTCGGTGGGGGGTGGCGTGGTGGCCGATTCGGTCCCCGAGGACGAGTACGAAGAGACCCTGCAGAAGGCCGCCGGCATGCTGGCCGCCCTGCCCCGCGAGACGCGATGA
- a CDS encoding DUF6513 domain-containing protein gives MPERIHFVTGRLAERSLRRLLDALSEELGFKPTVDVLPITVAALMTPDWIAKRIAAPADCERIVVPGCCDGDLTPIERAAGKPVERGPRDLRDLPRFLGGAGPPAEYGAYSIQIVAEINHCPRLSTAEIVEAGRSLAADGADLIDVGCDPGGEWLGVADAVAALRDAGLRVSIDSLNPGEIAAAAAAGAELVLSVNSSNRQAAADWGCEVVVIPDDPKTLAGLDETIDYLANRGVPLRIDPILEPIGFGFADSLTRYAETRRRYPDAEMLMGVGNLTELTEVDSAGVNTLLLGYCQELSIQSVLTTQVIPWAATSVRECDLARRLVHHAVTRQTLPKHVGSGLVSLRGGQTAEVEPQTLAELATQIRDPNYRVFAAAGEVHLVGKGLHLHDRDPFVVFQGLLDAIAAGKVDRPLDASHAFYLGHELSKAATALTLGKSYEQDRALDWGYLTQPEESHRLTRDTRAGDRKPGKQEG, from the coding sequence ATGCCAGAGCGCATCCACTTTGTGACTGGCCGACTCGCCGAGCGTTCGCTCCGCCGGCTGCTGGACGCGCTCTCCGAGGAACTGGGCTTCAAACCCACGGTAGACGTGCTGCCGATCACGGTCGCGGCGCTGATGACGCCCGACTGGATCGCCAAGCGTATCGCCGCCCCGGCGGACTGCGAGCGGATTGTGGTGCCCGGCTGCTGCGATGGCGATCTCACACCCATCGAGCGAGCCGCCGGCAAGCCGGTTGAGCGGGGCCCGCGAGACCTCCGCGACCTGCCGAGATTCCTCGGCGGCGCCGGCCCGCCGGCGGAGTACGGCGCCTACAGCATCCAGATCGTCGCCGAGATCAACCACTGCCCGCGGCTTTCGACGGCCGAGATTGTCGAGGCCGGAAGGTCGCTCGCCGCGGACGGCGCGGACCTGATCGACGTGGGCTGCGACCCGGGGGGGGAGTGGCTGGGGGTGGCGGACGCGGTCGCCGCGCTCCGCGACGCTGGGCTGCGCGTCTCGATTGACAGCCTCAACCCCGGCGAGATCGCCGCCGCTGCTGCTGCCGGCGCCGAGCTGGTGCTGTCGGTTAACTCGTCCAACCGCCAAGCCGCGGCAGACTGGGGCTGCGAGGTGGTCGTTATCCCTGACGACCCGAAGACACTGGCAGGACTCGATGAGACCATCGACTACCTCGCCAACCGCGGGGTCCCTCTGCGGATCGACCCGATCCTCGAGCCGATCGGCTTTGGATTCGCCGACAGCCTGACCCGCTACGCGGAGACGCGACGCCGCTACCCTGACGCCGAGATGCTGATGGGCGTGGGGAACCTCACGGAGTTGACCGAGGTCGACTCGGCCGGCGTCAACACGCTGCTGCTGGGCTACTGCCAAGAGCTGTCGATCCAGAGCGTGCTGACCACGCAGGTGATCCCCTGGGCCGCGACCAGCGTCCGCGAGTGCGACCTAGCCCGTCGCCTGGTCCACCACGCGGTGACGCGGCAGACGCTCCCCAAGCACGTGGGCAGCGGTTTGGTGTCGCTCCGCGGTGGTCAGACCGCCGAGGTCGAACCGCAGACGTTGGCCGAGCTCGCCACCCAGATCCGCGACCCCAACTACCGCGTGTTCGCGGCCGCCGGCGAGGTCCATCTGGTCGGCAAGGGGCTGCACCTGCACGACCGCGACCCGTTCGTTGTGTTCCAAGGGCTGCTCGACGCGATCGCTGCGGGAAAGGTCGATCGCCCCCTCGACGCCAGCCACGCCTTTTACCTGGGCCACGAGCTCTCCAAAGCGGCCACCGCGCTGACGCTCGGCAAGTCTTACGAGCAGGACCGGGCCCTCGACTGGGGCTACCTGACCCAGCCAGAAGAGAGCCACCGCCTGACCCGCGACACGCGGGCCGGCGACCGCAAGCCGGGAAAGCAAGAGGGCTGA
- a CDS encoding SDR family NAD(P)-dependent oxidoreductase, producing the protein MSTETNSHAAPLAGLTAAVTGASSGIGRAIAVEFASLGADLALFARANADGLQQTADLVAAQGRQYIKLLIDFTDPAACQRAVDKSWSWRPIDIWVQNAGADVLTGPAAELTFAEKLDRLYQTDVRGGMLVCREAGARMTQRGAGVILTTGWDQAETGMGGDSGEMFAATKGAVMAFTRSLAKSLAPEVRVNCLAPGWIQTKWGDSAPAYWQDRARREALVGRWGTPEDVAQAAAYLAAPGAGFVTGQVLNVNGGFAGSAEF; encoded by the coding sequence ATGTCGACCGAAACCAACTCGCACGCGGCGCCACTAGCCGGGCTGACCGCCGCCGTGACGGGCGCCTCGTCGGGCATCGGCCGCGCGATCGCGGTCGAGTTCGCCAGCCTAGGCGCCGACCTGGCCCTCTTCGCGCGGGCGAACGCCGACGGCCTGCAGCAGACGGCCGACCTGGTCGCGGCCCAGGGCCGCCAGTACATCAAGCTGCTGATCGACTTCACCGACCCAGCGGCGTGCCAGCGGGCTGTCGACAAGTCCTGGTCCTGGCGTCCGATTGATATCTGGGTGCAGAACGCCGGCGCCGATGTGCTTACCGGCCCGGCGGCGGAGCTGACCTTCGCGGAGAAGCTCGACCGGCTCTACCAGACCGACGTGCGCGGCGGCATGCTGGTCTGCCGCGAAGCCGGCGCCCGCATGACGCAGCGCGGAGCGGGCGTGATCCTGACGACCGGCTGGGACCAGGCGGAAACCGGCATGGGCGGTGACAGCGGCGAAATGTTTGCGGCCACCAAGGGCGCGGTAATGGCCTTCACCCGCAGCTTGGCTAAGTCGCTCGCGCCCGAGGTGAGGGTCAACTGCCTTGCGCCCGGCTGGATCCAGACCAAGTGGGGCGATTCGGCCCCCGCCTACTGGCAGGACCGCGCCCGCCGCGAGGCCCTGGTAGGGCGCTGGGGAACGCCGGAGGACGTGGCCCAGGCGGCCGCGTACCTGGCGGCGCCGGGCGCCGGGTTCGTCACCGGGCAGGTGCTCAACGTCAACGGCGGGTTCGCAGGTTCGGCCGAATTCTAG
- the dapA gene encoding 4-hydroxy-tetrahydrodipicolinate synthase: MATKGKDFAGLSVALVTPFKDGEVDYETFRSQIEFQIEAGTTCLCPVGTTGESPTLTHEEHERVVDFVVQTAAGRIKVMPGVGSNSTAEALRLTKSAEKAGADAALQVAPYYNKPTQEGFYQHFKALAEETGLPQCVYNIPGRTGKNIEPETIARLGELENITMVKEATGSLDQASQVLASTNLTLLSGDDSLTLPFMAVGGEGVISVAGNIVPKDVIALVEAAARGDLHAACQQHHKLFTLCRDMLGLATNPIPLKAAMQMLGRDSGEMRLPMTPLDDAGRTKLKATLTAYGLL; the protein is encoded by the coding sequence ATGGCGACCAAGGGCAAGGACTTCGCAGGCCTCTCAGTAGCGTTGGTGACCCCGTTCAAGGACGGCGAGGTCGACTACGAAACCTTCCGCTCCCAGATCGAGTTCCAGATTGAAGCCGGCACCACCTGCTTGTGCCCGGTCGGCACCACCGGCGAGTCGCCCACGCTGACCCACGAAGAGCACGAGCGGGTGGTCGACTTCGTCGTGCAGACTGCCGCCGGCCGCATCAAGGTGATGCCGGGCGTGGGCTCCAACAGCACCGCCGAGGCGCTGCGGCTGACCAAGTCCGCCGAGAAGGCGGGCGCTGACGCCGCGCTGCAGGTGGCGCCGTACTACAACAAGCCGACCCAGGAGGGGTTTTACCAGCATTTTAAGGCGTTGGCCGAAGAGACCGGCCTGCCGCAGTGCGTGTACAACATTCCCGGCCGCACCGGCAAGAACATCGAGCCGGAAACTATCGCGCGGCTCGGCGAGCTCGAGAACATCACGATGGTCAAGGAGGCGACCGGGTCGCTCGACCAAGCGTCGCAGGTGTTGGCCTCGACCAACCTGACGCTGCTCAGCGGCGACGACAGCCTGACCCTGCCGTTCATGGCCGTGGGCGGCGAGGGCGTGATCTCGGTCGCCGGCAACATCGTGCCGAAGGACGTGATCGCGTTGGTGGAAGCGGCCGCGCGGGGCGACCTGCACGCCGCCTGCCAACAGCACCACAAGCTGTTCACGCTGTGCCGCGACATGCTGGGACTCGCCACCAACCCGATCCCGCTGAAGGCCGCGATGCAGATGCTGGGCCGCGACTCGGGCGAGATGCGGCTGCCGATGACGCCGTTGGACGACGCCGGCCGCACCAAGCTGAAGGCGACGCTCACCGCCTACGGGCTGCTGTAG
- a CDS encoding response regulator yields the protein MQDKPNKVLLIEEEPTLREITAFRLELLGYRVDCVESAERALERLADELPSLMIVGHFLPGMSGIELIDRLSNDVRTSATPVMLLSPNADLDHVQRAYTAGAKDYLVAPYDPVVLQQKVRKLAELTAAIA from the coding sequence ATGCAAGACAAACCAAACAAGGTGCTCCTGATCGAAGAGGAGCCGACCCTGCGCGAGATCACCGCGTTCCGCCTGGAGCTGCTCGGCTACCGGGTCGACTGCGTCGAGTCGGCGGAGCGGGCGCTCGAGCGGCTTGCCGACGAGCTGCCCAGCCTGATGATCGTGGGCCACTTCCTGCCTGGCATGAGCGGGATCGAGCTGATCGACCGCCTCAGCAACGATGTTCGCACCAGCGCGACGCCGGTCATGCTGCTCTCTCCTAACGCGGACCTGGACCACGTGCAGCGGGCCTACACGGCCGGCGCGAAGGACTACCTGGTCGCGCCGTACGACCCGGTCGTGCTGCAGCAGAAGGTCCGCAAGCTGGCCGAGCTCACCGCCGCGATCGCCTGA
- the mgtE gene encoding magnesium transporter has product MINTLYLPELREMLAENDRTGLQEFCAALHPARVAEFMEGLDAGEMWQVLQATEPDVRADIFSFIEEAKQVEIVETVGPEGISRLIADMPADDRVDLLSEVDQDVMEQTLPLLPQDDRRETLRLLGYEEGTAGALMTTEVARLSQTLTVHDALEAISRQAQDLETVYYNYVVDEQDHLLGLVSARDLVVNFTRPDTQIGDLMQRDVVTVLVTDDQEAVAEKVANYNFIAIPVVDHHRKLLGIITHDDVIDVLQEEATEDAHRSASVDPLEDGYLETPWPELAWKRGVWLMVLFVAALLTALALRGYEEDFQKVTWLVLFIPLVISSGGNTGSQSATLVIRGLTTGDVRLSDWRRVIRKELAMGLCLGGSLALIGYACAVMLTRGAPDDAEAAQSIPTVWEVAVVPVTLLLVVMCGTLTGGLLPLLFQRMGLDPALMSNQFVAGVVDIAGILIYMTVAMAMVAGLW; this is encoded by the coding sequence ATGATCAACACGCTCTATCTCCCTGAACTCCGCGAGATGCTGGCCGAGAACGACCGCACCGGTCTGCAGGAGTTCTGTGCGGCCCTCCACCCGGCGCGCGTGGCGGAGTTCATGGAGGGCCTGGACGCGGGTGAGATGTGGCAGGTGCTGCAGGCCACCGAACCCGACGTGCGGGCGGACATCTTTAGCTTCATCGAAGAGGCGAAGCAGGTCGAGATCGTCGAGACCGTCGGCCCCGAAGGGATCAGCCGGCTGATCGCCGACATGCCCGCCGACGACCGGGTCGACCTGCTGAGCGAGGTCGACCAGGACGTCATGGAGCAGACGCTGCCGCTGCTCCCGCAGGACGACCGCCGCGAGACGCTCCGGCTGCTCGGCTACGAGGAGGGCACCGCCGGCGCGTTGATGACCACCGAGGTCGCCAGGCTGTCGCAGACGCTTACCGTGCACGACGCCCTCGAGGCGATCAGCCGCCAGGCCCAGGACCTGGAAACCGTGTACTACAACTACGTCGTCGACGAGCAGGACCACCTGCTCGGCCTGGTTTCGGCGCGGGACTTGGTGGTCAACTTCACTCGTCCGGACACGCAGATCGGCGACCTGATGCAGCGGGACGTGGTGACCGTGCTGGTGACCGACGACCAGGAGGCGGTCGCCGAGAAGGTGGCGAACTACAACTTCATCGCGATCCCGGTCGTCGACCACCACCGCAAGCTCTTGGGCATCATCACACACGACGACGTGATCGACGTTCTGCAGGAAGAGGCCACCGAGGACGCCCACCGCAGCGCGTCGGTCGACCCGCTGGAGGACGGCTACCTGGAGACCCCCTGGCCCGAGCTCGCCTGGAAGCGGGGCGTGTGGCTGATGGTGCTGTTTGTAGCGGCGCTGCTCACCGCACTAGCCCTGCGTGGGTACGAGGAGGACTTCCAGAAGGTGACCTGGCTGGTGCTGTTCATCCCGCTGGTGATCTCCAGCGGCGGCAACACCGGCAGCCAGTCCGCTACGCTGGTCATCCGCGGGCTGACAACCGGCGACGTCCGCCTGTCGGACTGGCGGCGTGTGATCCGCAAGGAGCTGGCCATGGGGCTGTGCCTGGGCGGCTCGCTGGCGCTGATCGGCTATGCCTGCGCGGTAATGCTGACGCGGGGCGCCCCCGACGACGCCGAGGCGGCTCAGTCGATCCCAACAGTGTGGGAGGTGGCCGTGGTGCCCGTGACGCTGCTGCTGGTGGTGATGTGCGGCACGCTCACCGGCGGCCTGCTGCCGCTGCTGTTCCAGCGGATGGGGCTCGACCCGGCGCTGATGAGCAACCAGTTCGTCGCGGGCGTGGTCGACATCGCCGGCATCCTGATCTACATGACCGTGGCGATGGCCATGGTCGCCGGGCTCTGGTAG
- a CDS encoding CBS domain-containing protein: MLTAAQIMTSDVVTIAPNATIQDAIELLVHRRISGLPVVDPTGRLVGIITEFALLAMAYNQDVQNDPIEHHMTRDVLTVDASDAISHVTDVFILHRVRRLPVVQGGRLVGLLSRHDVLSALLSEQAPVCTA, encoded by the coding sequence ATGTTGACCGCAGCCCAGATCATGACGTCCGACGTGGTGACCATCGCGCCGAACGCGACGATTCAGGACGCCATCGAGCTGCTCGTGCACCGCCGCATCAGCGGCCTGCCGGTGGTCGACCCGACCGGGCGCCTCGTGGGGATTATCACCGAGTTCGCCCTGCTCGCGATGGCCTACAACCAGGACGTGCAGAACGACCCGATCGAGCACCACATGACCCGGGATGTCCTGACGGTCGACGCCAGCGACGCCATCAGCCACGTAACGGACGTGTTTATCCTGCACCGCGTCCGCCGGCTGCCGGTGGTGCAGGGCGGCCGGCTGGTCGGCCTGCTGTCGCGGCACGACGTGCTCAGCGCGCTGCTCTCCGAGCAGGCGCCGGTCTGCACCGCCTAG
- a CDS encoding anthranilate synthase component II: protein MILLIDNYDSFVHNLARHFRLLGCETRVVRNDAISTDQVRQLAPQAVVLSPGPCTPDEAGVSLELVRRLHNELPLLGICLGHQAIVAALGSRVVRSQRPIHGQASTIRHDGQGVFDGLPSPMRCGRYHSLVAAEESLPPELVASAWTDDGVLMSVRHRTLPVVGLQFHPESILTDHGLPLLDNFVRMSAPRCTPVTGGV from the coding sequence ATGATCCTGCTGATCGACAACTACGACAGTTTCGTGCACAACCTGGCCCGGCACTTCCGGCTGCTGGGCTGCGAGACGCGCGTCGTGCGGAACGACGCCATCAGCACCGACCAAGTCCGCCAGCTGGCGCCGCAGGCGGTCGTGCTCTCGCCCGGCCCCTGCACCCCCGACGAGGCGGGCGTTTCGCTCGAACTGGTCCGCCGCCTGCACAACGAGTTGCCGCTGCTGGGCATTTGCCTCGGGCACCAGGCGATTGTCGCCGCGCTGGGCAGCAGGGTCGTGCGGTCCCAACGCCCGATCCACGGCCAGGCTTCGACCATCCGGCACGACGGCCAAGGTGTGTTCGATGGTCTCCCTTCGCCTATGCGGTGCGGCCGCTACCACTCGCTGGTGGCGGCGGAGGAGTCGCTCCCGCCAGAGCTAGTCGCCTCCGCGTGGACCGACGACGGCGTACTGATGTCCGTGCGGCACCGCACGCTGCCGGTTGTTGGCCTGCAGTTCCACCCCGAGTCGATCCTCACCGACCACGGGCTGCCGCTGCTCGACAACTTTGTCCGTATGTCTGCGCCGCGCTGCACCCCGGTTACCGGGGGCGTGTGA
- the rnc gene encoding ribonuclease III, translating into MVDTDKPDAEPPEDDRFAACQAKLGYQFADLSLLEAALTHASGADHRLESNERMEFLGDAILGGVVCERLYHMFPDYLEGDLTRLKSVVVSRQTCAKISKALGLDAFLILGKGMTTSPEVPMSVLADVFESLIAAIFLDGGREAAAEFILTHMEPEIESTASGETGGNYKSQLQQFAQREHGVTPTYSLIEERGPDHCKCFKVAAQVGKRRFPPAWGRSKKESEQRAAQNAICDIYGEPAPHSPDELAELDGV; encoded by the coding sequence ATGGTGGACACTGACAAGCCTGACGCTGAACCGCCGGAGGACGACCGCTTCGCGGCGTGCCAGGCGAAGCTGGGCTACCAGTTCGCCGACCTCAGCCTGCTCGAGGCCGCGCTGACGCACGCTTCAGGGGCGGACCACCGGCTCGAGTCGAACGAGCGGATGGAGTTCCTGGGCGATGCCATCCTCGGCGGGGTGGTCTGCGAGCGGCTCTACCACATGTTCCCCGACTACCTCGAGGGGGACCTGACCCGGCTGAAGTCCGTGGTCGTCAGCCGCCAGACCTGCGCTAAGATCAGCAAGGCGCTGGGCCTGGACGCGTTCCTGATCCTCGGCAAGGGGATGACTACCAGCCCGGAAGTCCCCATGTCGGTTCTGGCCGACGTGTTCGAGTCGCTGATCGCCGCGATTTTCTTGGACGGCGGTCGCGAGGCCGCGGCCGAGTTCATCCTGACCCACATGGAGCCCGAGATCGAGTCGACCGCCTCGGGCGAGACCGGCGGCAACTACAAGTCGCAGCTGCAGCAGTTCGCCCAGCGGGAGCACGGCGTCACCCCAACGTACTCGCTGATTGAAGAACGCGGCCCCGACCACTGCAAGTGCTTCAAGGTGGCCGCTCAGGTCGGCAAGCGGCGGTTCCCGCCCGCCTGGGGCCGCAGCAAGAAGGAGTCTGAGCAGCGGGCCGCCCAGAACGCCATCTGCGACATCTACGGCGAACCGGCGCCCCACTCGCCCGACGAGCTGGCCGAACTGGACGGCGTCTGA
- a CDS encoding pyridoxine 5'-phosphate synthase encodes MVLLGVNIDHVATVREARKTNEPDPVWAATLAELGGADGITLHLREDRRHIQERDLRVMLQTVAAPVNLELACDQEVVDIAVECRPQQATLVPERREEVTTEGGLDVVGGLDRVREATQQLKDAGVRVSLFVDPDPAQIEAAIGSGAEAIELHTGAYAEASGSPQGDQRLAELAQAAAGITSAGLLLHAGHGLTYRNVQPVAALPAMRELNIGHSIISRAIMVGLQQAVRDMKRLIREAAR; translated from the coding sequence ATGGTGCTGCTTGGCGTCAATATCGATCACGTCGCGACCGTCCGCGAGGCACGCAAGACCAACGAGCCCGACCCGGTTTGGGCGGCTACGCTGGCGGAGCTGGGCGGGGCGGACGGCATCACGCTGCACCTCCGAGAGGACCGGCGGCACATCCAGGAGCGGGACCTGCGGGTCATGCTGCAGACGGTGGCCGCCCCGGTTAACCTCGAGCTGGCCTGCGACCAGGAGGTCGTCGACATCGCGGTCGAGTGCCGCCCCCAGCAGGCGACCCTCGTGCCCGAGCGCCGCGAGGAGGTCACCACCGAAGGCGGTCTGGACGTGGTGGGCGGCCTGGACCGAGTCCGTGAAGCTACACAGCAGCTGAAGGACGCGGGCGTCCGCGTCAGCCTCTTCGTCGATCCCGATCCGGCACAGATCGAAGCCGCGATCGGCTCCGGCGCCGAAGCCATTGAGCTGCACACCGGCGCCTACGCCGAGGCCTCCGGCTCGCCGCAGGGCGACCAGCGGCTGGCCGAACTGGCCCAGGCGGCCGCCGGCATCACCTCCGCCGGCCTGCTGCTGCACGCCGGGCACGGGCTGACCTACCGCAACGTGCAGCCGGTGGCCGCGCTGCCCGCCATGCGCGAGCTGAACATCGGCCACAGCATCATCTCACGGGCGATCATGGTCGGACTTCAGCAGGCGGTCCGCGATATGAAGCGGCTGATCCGCGAGGCGGCCCGGTAG